GATTTTCCCCATCAGGGAAAAAATAATTCTTCTAGAATatctaaccaaaaaaaaaaagtggtctTCTAAAAATACCATTAGTAGAAGAAAATGTATGACATTTGAAGTAATAAAAGCACAAAATGACAGAGCATCCTCctgtaaattatttttttattaataaaaataaaaatattattattaatttcttagactaaaaataaaataaaataaatagcctCTTAGTTAAgtcttgaatttaatttttatttttggtttaaaaatagaaaatggtaATCACGTACCAGACACGTGGGGCAAGGATGCCGGCACACACGTGCCACGGAAACGCGTGAATCGTGCGGAACAAGAACACTACAAAAAGAAGTGGAGAAATAACTGAGAAATCGCGTCAAAGCGTCAAATCCAAATACCCATTTTTATTTTCAGAGCCGGCTAACGCTTCCCTCTTTTCCTCTTCCCTATCTATATAAATCCCTCGCCCGCCTAATCCCTCAACGCTGGATTATCTCACGACTTCCGCCTCTTTCTCTCTCAATCAATCTCTCTCTCCAAACGCTCCAGACCAGAATCGTCGCAAGAACTAGAAAATAAATCTACAGATGCAGGAAGAAAGCACAGAAGTGGCTTTCTGCCCAAGCTTCAACAGCTACACTTCCGGCGAGCTGACGGACGCCGCTGACAAAGTTCGCAACGAGTTCGCCTTTGATTCCAAACTGGCCGAAGAAGATGAAAGGGGGCTTGACGTCGATGACAACTTCGAGTTTTGCGTAGTTCGCTGTGGGAGCAATTCCGGCGCCGATGCTTTTACTGTATCTGCCGACAACATGTTCTACGGCGGTCAGAGTCATCCGATTTTCCCCGTTTTTAATCGCGATTTGCTCTTGGACAAAGGTCGAGTGCTTGATTCCCGGACCGGGGAGGTACCGTCGATTGGAATTCCTCTGAGGAAGCTGTTCTTTGAAGATCGGGATCCTCTGTCGTCGTCCTCGTCGGAGGCGGACGAGCCGGAAAGCCTTCCGCCGTCGACGTACTGCGCCTGGACGCCGAAGGCGTCGGAGGCATCTCCTGGGAAGTGTAAGAAGAGCAGCTCCACAGGATCGTGTTGTAGGCGGTGGAGGTTTCGCGATTTACTTCGCCGGAGCCATAGCGACGGGAAAGACTCCTTCGTGTTCTTAAATGCCACCGGTACTTCCGCTGGCGGCAAAAAGGAAGAGAAAATTACTGAGAAGACCGAGAGAACTTCGAAAACAAAACAACGCCGGAGCTCCGGCGAATTTTTGTCCGGAAAATCGAATGCGAAGGCAAAGCTGCCGAACGAACTTCGTAACGAAAAGGTGTTATCAGCTCACGAGATCTTCTACGTGAAGAATCGAGCCTTGAAGGAAGGCGAGAAGAGGCGTTCGTATCTGCCGTACAGGAAGGATCTGTTTGGTTTCTTCGCCAATGTTAGCGGATTCAGCAGGAACTTTCCGGTCTATCCTCCATACTGACATTGCTAAGGTCTCTCTCCTGGATTCTGCAGatgaaacatttttttttatataaataatgtaaataaattaacagGCGCATCGCAGAACCATTAATTTTGTGTGCCTCAGATTTTCCTAATTCTTTATCCGGAGGATTGTGattgttatttttaaattgttcTTGATGGATGAGAATTAATTGGGGCTGTCCGAAGGCCTTTCCATTTCCAGAAATCGGTTGGTACTAAGTGGTCATCATTCAAGTCCGAaggcattatatatatatatctgagctaatttttttttcactGAGATTTTTAATTCAAAAGTTAGGCTGTGTTGGTCGAACGaatatttgtttaattaattgacTGCCATTCAGGCTTTTTAATTGAAGCAGACCTCTCCTCCTCCGCCAGCTGGTGCCGTCCTCCATGAACTTCGGATCCCGCTCCCTCAGTACCTATcacatttttattgaaattttaataaatttaaatttaaattttagatttatagttttcaaatatTAGGTAGGGGGCTTAATTTTTTCAAATCCCTACTCAATTTCGGCTCGTAATATTCATCGTTCCATACAAGGTGATATATGATCACCTTGTGACAATGATCTAGAAGAaagaaattattatatttttaattaataacaaCTCTTAGACATATGACATCCAATAACATCATCATGGATGAAAAGACTATAAttctcctaaaaaataaaaagttgttcATGAGAAGGATTTCACTTTCTTTTTTCCtctcaacttttttttttaagtaaaaattgaaTCAAACCTatttgataaataatttttttcaatttttaaaaattatctttaaacccttttagtgaatttttaaAAGTCATGAATCTATAAATTTTAATACCTAGAAGTTAATTTTTTTCtccaataaaatatttaattttattattatctaatttattggagaaaaaaattaacttctaggtattaaaatttttataacttttttaTCAAATACTTAAAATCAGTTTTTTCTTTTCAACAACTCCTTAAcactttcaaattaatatataaaaaaattattttcatcttctatttttttttttttttaaatcattacaAAAAACAATGGAGTCAAACCAAGGGTTGGGCTCCCTTTTTTGCttcaacttcttttttttttaaaagtaaaaggtggattatttttataacttttaaaagttaacttttaatttttggtgaacttttaaaaattacatatttcaaacttttaaaaACTAAAAGTTAGTTTTTTTCTCTAACAAAATTATATAATTTCATTATCgtcttaatttttttcaaatattacaaaactatcaatccataattatatttttaaaaactagATATCTATTTTAGTTGTTTTAAATGTGTTTAGGCACCTTTCCACCTTTTTACCAATTACTCGGAgccaattttttttccttttaagcATACTCTTTTTCACAAGGGgccaaatatttttttaattaatgtaaaacaattatttttcatcAATTCCTTTTTAAAAGGTCATTTTAAAAGCCAAATTAAGTCGAAACCTTACGTAATTAAATTGTGAACTTAAAGTTGAGTTAAGTtagattaaatttgagtatatcaTAATTGTATAACATATGAAAGATAATTGTTATtctatattatatcttatttagTGTAACATTAGATAGGAAATAGGTGACTGaacattaaaattataaaaatatccttaAGTAGTGTTTGGTAGCATGAATTTCATATTTTTGGATTTAAATGAGGGTAaattgaacaaatttcaatacaattttaaaaatccaaatttaatGCAACTCTTACCCTATATTTGGAGAAATtctggatttgaatttgtatcagatttggataagatgtaatatataattgtattaaaatttatccaaaccCGCTCAAATCCAAATATGAGGTCCGAAatttatgctcccaaacacagcTTTAGTTTGTGCTACGGATCATGAATTGTGAGCTTTTTGATTTGGAtttatatatacaagttcatgaCACGTTTTGTTTAAATTTACACAAATATAAATCTAAAACCTAAAATTCATACTCATAAacactattttaatataaattttaaatcaaatatcTCTCTAAATC
This Malania oleifera isolate guangnan ecotype guangnan chromosome 11, ASM2987363v1, whole genome shotgun sequence DNA region includes the following protein-coding sequences:
- the LOC131168490 gene encoding uncharacterized protein LOC131168490 — protein: MQEESTEVAFCPSFNSYTSGELTDAADKVRNEFAFDSKLAEEDERGLDVDDNFEFCVVRCGSNSGADAFTVSADNMFYGGQSHPIFPVFNRDLLLDKGRVLDSRTGEVPSIGIPLRKLFFEDRDPLSSSSSEADEPESLPPSTYCAWTPKASEASPGKCKKSSSTGSCCRRWRFRDLLRRSHSDGKDSFVFLNATGTSAGGKKEEKITEKTERTSKTKQRRSSGEFLSGKSNAKAKLPNELRNEKVLSAHEIFYVKNRALKEGEKRRSYLPYRKDLFGFFANVSGFSRNFPVYPPY